The following proteins are encoded in a genomic region of Rickettsiales bacterium:
- the pheS gene encoding phenylalanine--tRNA ligase subunit alpha, with amino-acid sequence MSDLKDLINTVQIAINSAESSAALEALRVEYLGKKGIFTEQLKTLGALPPEERKARGQALNEAKQQVTTAIEAKAEVLKLSEINARLATEWADVTLAPRPENKGYIHPISRVLEEITAIFAAQGFASAYGPEIEDDYHNFTALNFPENHPARQMHDTFFIDASAYGQTGSDKVLLRTHTSPVQIRTMQAGKPPFRFIAPGKTFRCDSDLTHTPMFHQVEGFCVGKDINMGHLKGCIESFLREFFELDKVPVRFRPSFFPFTEPSAEVDIGCARSRESIKIGAGEDWLEVMGCGMIHPNVLRNCNIDPDEWQGFAFGMGVERLAMLKYGIPDLRTFFESDIRWLRHYGFSPLGDAA; translated from the coding sequence ATGTCCGATTTAAAAGACCTCATCAATACCGTTCAAATTGCCATTAACAGCGCGGAAAGCTCCGCTGCACTCGAAGCATTGCGTGTTGAATATCTGGGCAAGAAGGGTATCTTCACCGAACAGCTTAAAACCCTCGGCGCATTGCCGCCGGAAGAACGTAAAGCGCGCGGACAGGCGCTGAACGAAGCCAAACAGCAGGTCACGACCGCGATTGAGGCCAAAGCCGAAGTGCTGAAACTTTCCGAAATCAACGCACGCCTTGCGACCGAATGGGCTGACGTTACGCTTGCGCCGCGCCCGGAAAACAAAGGCTATATCCACCCGATTTCGCGCGTGCTGGAAGAAATCACCGCGATCTTTGCCGCGCAGGGGTTTGCCTCCGCATACGGCCCGGAAATCGAAGATGACTATCATAATTTCACAGCGCTGAACTTTCCGGAAAACCATCCTGCCCGCCAGATGCATGATACGTTCTTTATAGACGCCAGCGCGTACGGCCAAACGGGCAGCGACAAAGTTCTCCTGCGCACACACACCTCGCCTGTACAGATCCGCACGATGCAGGCCGGTAAGCCGCCGTTCCGTTTCATCGCGCCCGGCAAGACCTTCCGCTGCGACTCCGACCTTACCCACACGCCGATGTTCCATCAGGTGGAGGGATTCTGCGTCGGCAAAGATATTAATATGGGCCACCTGAAAGGCTGCATCGAATCCTTCCTACGTGAATTCTTTGAACTCGATAAAGTACCTGTACGCTTCCGTCCGAGCTTCTTCCCGTTCACGGAACCTTCTGCTGAAGTGGATATCGGCTGCGCGCGCAGCCGCGAATCCATCAAGATCGGTGCGGGTGAAGACTGGCTGGAAGTCATGGGCTGCGGTATGATCCATCCCAACGTGCTGCGCAACTGCAATATCGATCCGGATGAATGGCAGGGCTTTGCCTTCGGCATGGGCGTAGAGCGCCTCGCGATGCTTAAATATGGCATCCCCGACCTGCGCACCTTCTTTGAATCCGATATTCGCTGGCTCAGGCATTACGGCTTCTCGCCGCTGGGAGACGCTGCATGA
- the rplT gene encoding 50S ribosomal protein L20, whose translation MAHVKRGVTTHARHKKVLKMAKGYRDRSHTCFRVAIEKVEKGLQYAYRDRRAKKRTFRALWIQRINAAVREHGLVYSQFINGLNKAAIEMDRKVLADIAVHQPEAFKAIVEQVKTAIKAA comes from the coding sequence ATGGCACATGTTAAACGCGGCGTCACCACCCACGCTCGTCACAAAAAAGTCCTTAAAATGGCGAAAGGTTATCGTGACCGTTCGCATACCTGCTTCCGTGTAGCGATTGAAAAGGTCGAAAAAGGCCTCCAGTACGCTTACCGCGACCGTCGCGCTAAAAAGCGCACTTTCCGCGCTCTGTGGATCCAGCGTATCAACGCTGCGGTTCGCGAACACGGCCTGGTTTATTCCCAGTTCATCAACGGCCTGAACAAAGCCGCTATTGAAATGGACCGTAAAGTGCTGGCCGATATCGCCGTGCACCAGCCGGAAGCGTTCAAAGCAATCGTTGAGCAGGTTAAAACTGCGATCAAGGCTGCTTAA
- the rpmI gene encoding 50S ribosomal protein L35, translating to MPKIKTKSGAKKRFSLTATGKVKAGQAGKRHGMVKRTQRFIRNARGTTTLCDADAKVVIKMFLPNG from the coding sequence ATGCCAAAGATCAAGACCAAAAGCGGCGCCAAGAAGCGCTTCTCCCTTACGGCTACCGGCAAAGTGAAAGCCGGCCAGGCTGGCAAACGCCACGGCATGGTAAAGCGCACGCAGCGCTTCATCCGCAATGCACGCGGCACCACGACGCTCTGCGATGCAGATGCAAAAGTGGTTATCAAAATGTTCCTGCCCAACGGCTAA
- the phoB gene encoding phosphate regulon transcriptional regulator PhoB yields the protein MSGLQGIETKVLIVEDEAAIVTMLRYNLEREGFTVYYTGDGDEAVGLVKAHHPDVIVLDWMLPGMSGIDICAELRRQEETKTVPIIMLSARGEEGDRIRGLDAGADDYMVKPFSPSELIARIRAVLRRLRPALSEKVLTFGSLKMDMVSHHVTRDGKPVHLSPTEFSLLRYLMEHPGRVFSREQLLDAVWGHDIYVELRTVDVHIRRLRKGLANGTNQPELVRTVRSAGYALEEVPVGQPQAEVPD from the coding sequence ATGAGTGGATTACAAGGCATCGAAACCAAAGTCCTGATTGTCGAGGACGAGGCCGCCATTGTCACGATGTTACGTTATAACCTGGAGCGTGAAGGCTTCACGGTCTATTACACCGGAGACGGCGATGAAGCCGTGGGCCTCGTAAAGGCACATCATCCGGACGTTATTGTGCTGGACTGGATGCTTCCGGGTATGTCCGGTATTGATATCTGTGCGGAACTGCGCCGCCAGGAAGAAACCAAGACGGTGCCGATCATCATGCTTTCCGCACGCGGCGAAGAAGGTGACCGTATTCGCGGTCTGGATGCCGGTGCCGACGATTATATGGTCAAACCGTTCTCGCCGAGCGAGCTGATCGCTCGTATCCGCGCGGTACTGCGCCGCCTGCGCCCCGCCCTTTCGGAAAAGGTGCTGACGTTCGGATCGCTGAAGATGGATATGGTCAGCCACCACGTGACCCGTGATGGCAAACCCGTACATTTAAGCCCGACGGAATTCAGCCTGCTGCGTTACCTGATGGAACATCCGGGAAGGGTATTTTCCCGCGAACAGCTGCTCGACGCTGTCTGGGGACATGATATTTATGTGGAACTGCGCACCGTGGACGTTCATATCCGCCGCCTGCGCAAAGGCCTCGCCAATGGCACCAACCAGCCGGAACTTGTGCGTACCGTGCGCTCGGCAGGTTATGCGCTGGAAGAAGTGCCTGTAGGCCAGCCGCAGGCTGAAGTGCCAGATTAG
- a CDS encoding septation protein A, giving the protein MTLNPQLKLVLDLAPLAAFFTAYKLYGLFAATTVIIVLTLLSLAIIYVVERRIALAPLITAIVVAIFGGLTLYLHDETFIKVKPTLVNLVFAAILLGGCAAKKGLLKHVFGSAFSLTPQGWLALSRRWGLFFLSMAVLNECVWRNVPTPIWVDFKVFGILGLTMVFAVAQTGFIRDNQEIKEE; this is encoded by the coding sequence GTGACATTAAATCCACAACTGAAGCTTGTCCTCGATCTTGCTCCGCTGGCTGCATTTTTTACAGCTTATAAGCTCTATGGGCTGTTCGCTGCAACCACAGTGATTATTGTGCTGACGCTGCTTTCCCTCGCCATTATTTATGTGGTGGAGCGCCGTATTGCGCTGGCTCCGCTGATTACGGCAATCGTCGTGGCGATCTTCGGCGGCCTGACCCTGTACCTGCATGATGAGACCTTTATCAAGGTCAAGCCGACACTGGTGAATCTGGTATTTGCGGCTATCCTGCTTGGAGGCTGTGCGGCCAAAAAGGGATTGCTGAAACATGTCTTCGGATCGGCTTTTAGCCTCACGCCGCAGGGCTGGCTTGCGCTTTCGCGCCGCTGGGGGCTGTTCTTTCTGAGCATGGCGGTGCTGAATGAATGTGTCTGGCGCAATGTTCCCACGCCCATCTGGGTGGATTTTAAAGTGTTCGGCATCCTGGGCCTCACAATGGTGTTTGCGGTCGCGCAGACTGGATTCATCCGGGATAATCAGGAAATAAAAGAAGAATAA
- the hisS gene encoding histidine--tRNA ligase: MSQKLQPVRGTHDLLSEDCRKFRFVIDQAFAVARRYGYGEIATPVFEFSEVFHRTLGDTSDVVTKETYSFTDRGGEQLTLRPEFTASIARAFISGNLQDQLPLKFFYSGPAFRYERPQKGRQRQFHQLGAELLGVAEPLGDIEVVSMAWRILSILGLGDKVKLEINTLGDAQSRTNYRAALVEFFKAHEAQLSEDSRKRLERNPLRILDSKDEGDRRIIVDAPRMADHLTPEAAAYYSAVKVGLSALGIDYVTNERLVRGLDYYNHTVFEFTTDMLGAQGTVLAGGRYDGLIEIMGGQPTPGIGFAAGIERLVSLMDFASHPNFTPPVRPVAIIPLGEMAEKEAIFLSDHLRGEGFHVELGYKGNLKNRMKKADKAHAKIALIIGDEELTRGIVVMKDLDDGVQEEVRRENITEILHQRLKG, from the coding sequence ATGTCCCAGAAACTGCAGCCGGTGCGCGGCACCCATGACTTATTGAGTGAAGATTGCCGCAAGTTCCGTTTCGTCATCGACCAGGCTTTCGCCGTGGCAAGACGTTATGGTTACGGGGAGATCGCCACGCCTGTGTTTGAATTCAGCGAGGTGTTTCACCGCACATTGGGCGATACGTCCGACGTGGTGACAAAGGAAACTTATAGCTTCACGGATCGCGGCGGCGAGCAGCTTACACTGCGCCCCGAATTCACCGCAAGCATCGCCCGTGCGTTCATTTCCGGCAATCTGCAGGACCAGCTGCCGCTCAAATTCTTCTATTCCGGCCCCGCTTTCCGCTATGAGCGTCCGCAGAAAGGCCGCCAACGCCAGTTCCATCAGCTAGGTGCGGAGTTGCTGGGCGTGGCTGAACCGCTGGGCGATATTGAAGTCGTCTCCATGGCATGGCGTATCCTGTCGATACTCGGGCTCGGGGATAAGGTAAAGCTGGAAATCAATACGCTGGGCGATGCACAAAGCCGCACTAATTACCGCGCTGCGCTGGTGGAATTCTTCAAGGCGCATGAAGCGCAGCTTTCAGAAGACAGCCGCAAGCGCCTGGAGCGTAATCCGTTGCGCATTCTGGATTCCAAGGATGAAGGAGATCGTCGTATCATCGTGGATGCACCGCGCATGGCCGATCACCTGACGCCTGAAGCAGCCGCCTATTACTCTGCCGTGAAAGTAGGACTTTCGGCACTTGGCATTGATTATGTCACGAATGAGCGACTCGTACGCGGGTTGGATTATTATAATCACACCGTCTTCGAGTTCACGACCGATATGCTCGGCGCGCAAGGCACAGTGCTCGCAGGTGGGCGTTATGACGGTCTCATTGAAATTATGGGGGGCCAGCCCACGCCGGGCATCGGCTTTGCGGCAGGGATCGAACGCCTCGTATCGCTGATGGATTTTGCAAGCCACCCAAATTTTACGCCGCCTGTGCGTCCGGTAGCGATCATTCCGCTCGGTGAAATGGCGGAAAAAGAAGCAATCTTCCTATCCGACCATTTACGCGGTGAAGGCTTCCATGTGGAGTTGGGCTATAAGGGTAACCTGAAAAACCGTATGAAAAAAGCGGATAAAGCGCATGCGAAAATCGCTCTGATTATCGGTGACGAAGAGCTAACCCGTGGAATCGTGGTAATGAAGGATCTCGATGACGGCGTGCAGGAGGAAGTCCGCCGCGAAAATATTACGGAAATTTTGCATCAAAGGCTTAAGGGCTAG
- a CDS encoding long-chain fatty acid--CoA ligase: MSNEFYPWLSSYPENIPWDCSMPARPLFDLPDEAARKYPNVTAIDFLGAKTTYAELAASVERFAASLQAIGVGEGVRVGLFMPNCPQFVISYYAILKAGGTVVNYNPLYSVPEITHQINDSSTSIMITLALEALYPKVAACLGRTALQRIIVSRFDEVLSPFKALAFRFLRRKDIARIPQDEHHLSFRAMTVPGGAPLRPISIQPERHIAVLQYTGGTTGVPKGAVLTHANIYANTVQCGMWFTGLRHGEEIIVGALPLFHVFAMTTVMNLSLHTGSTMLLHPRFVLENILRDVHRKRPTLMPGVPTMFAAINNFPNIGKYDLSSLKMCISGGGPLPLEVKEVFEGRTGCKLVEGYGLSEASPVAAANPLFGVNKPGSIGLPFPATVMKITDLQEPGKDLPPNTVGELCVRGPQVMQGYLNQPEESGKVLRDGFLHTGDLAYMDADGYFFVVDRLKEMIISGGYKIYPRNLEEILYQHPDILEAAVIGVHHPQRVQEPKVFIVMKEGRTLTEEALRSHLKDKVSAYAMPHLFEFRTTLPKSAIGKILKKILIEEEKTKQKK, from the coding sequence ATGTCGAATGAATTTTATCCCTGGCTGAGTTCCTATCCTGAGAATATCCCATGGGACTGCTCCATGCCTGCTCGCCCGCTGTTCGACCTGCCGGATGAAGCGGCGCGAAAATATCCGAACGTTACCGCGATCGACTTTCTCGGAGCCAAAACAACTTACGCGGAGCTGGCTGCGAGCGTCGAGCGATTTGCCGCGAGCCTTCAGGCAATCGGCGTGGGAGAAGGTGTGCGCGTAGGCCTGTTCATGCCGAACTGCCCGCAATTCGTTATCAGCTACTACGCCATCCTGAAAGCAGGGGGCACGGTCGTCAATTACAATCCTCTTTATTCCGTGCCGGAAATCACGCACCAGATCAACGACTCTTCCACTTCCATCATGATTACGCTGGCGCTGGAAGCGCTCTATCCGAAAGTTGCGGCATGTCTTGGGAGAACCGCTTTACAGCGCATTATCGTCAGCCGCTTCGATGAGGTATTGTCACCTTTCAAAGCCCTTGCCTTCCGGTTCCTGCGGCGCAAAGACATTGCCCGTATTCCGCAGGACGAGCACCATTTAAGCTTTCGTGCGATGACCGTTCCCGGCGGCGCACCGCTGCGGCCCATCAGCATTCAGCCCGAACGCCATATCGCCGTGCTGCAATATACGGGAGGGACCACCGGCGTGCCCAAAGGTGCGGTGCTGACCCATGCCAATATTTATGCCAATACTGTGCAATGCGGCATGTGGTTTACGGGCCTGCGGCACGGCGAGGAAATTATCGTAGGCGCGCTGCCGCTGTTTCATGTCTTTGCGATGACAACGGTCATGAATCTGTCGCTGCATACCGGCTCGACCATGCTGCTGCATCCACGCTTTGTGCTGGAGAATATCCTGCGCGATGTGCATCGCAAGCGCCCGACACTCATGCCGGGGGTGCCCACCATGTTCGCCGCGATAAACAATTTTCCGAATATTGGGAAATACGATCTTTCCTCGCTGAAAATGTGTATCTCCGGCGGCGGTCCGCTGCCGCTTGAGGTTAAAGAAGTTTTCGAGGGTCGTACGGGCTGTAAGCTTGTGGAAGGCTATGGGCTCAGCGAAGCCTCCCCCGTGGCTGCCGCGAATCCGCTTTTCGGGGTGAATAAACCGGGCTCCATCGGCCTGCCTTTTCCGGCGACGGTGATGAAGATTACGGATCTTCAGGAACCAGGCAAAGACCTGCCTCCCAACACGGTCGGGGAGCTTTGTGTGCGCGGGCCACAGGTCATGCAGGGTTACCTGAACCAGCCGGAGGAAAGCGGCAAGGTGTTGCGCGACGGGTTCCTGCATACCGGCGATCTGGCTTATATGGATGCAGACGGATATTTCTTCGTGGTGGACAGGCTCAAGGAAATGATTATTTCCGGCGGATACAAGATTTATCCGCGCAATCTGGAAGAAATACTCTACCAGCACCCGGATATTCTGGAGGCCGCCGTGATCGGCGTCCACCACCCGCAGCGCGTGCAGGAACCCAAAGTTTTCATCGTCATGAAGGAAGGCCGCACCCTTACGGAAGAAGCGCTGCGCAGTCACTTGAAGGACAAAGTTTCCGCCTACGCCATGCCGCATTTATTCGAATTTCGCACAACGCTCCCAAAATCGGCTATCGGCAAGATATTGAAAAAGATCCTCATTGAAGAAGAAAAAACCAAGCAAAAAAAGTGA
- a CDS encoding division plane positioning ATPase MipZ — translation MNFSSPISGQDPENKAQGSRKPGYVIIVGNEKGGSGKTTTTMHLIVALLRLGFTVGSMDIDARQRSLSRYIENRRQTIEREKQALPLPHHIIIQKSPFTQLKEAETDERERFLKGLARIYYNNDFIVIDTPGSDTYLSRLAHAFADTVITPINDSFVDLDVLANIDGETMKIVRPSIYSEMMWEQKLERAKRDGGSIEWIVMRNRLSNIDARNKRHMTNVLGELSRRIGFRVAPGFSERVIFREMFLQGLTVLDIMDGPNTSASLSLSHVAARQEVRDLLKILHIPAIDERINNLRTQSQEKPAAATAETAEAAAEPAPVQQTAEAVS, via the coding sequence ATGAATTTTTCATCCCCCATCAGCGGTCAAGATCCCGAAAACAAAGCACAAGGCTCCCGTAAACCGGGATATGTCATCATCGTCGGAAACGAAAAAGGCGGGTCCGGCAAGACCACGACCACGATGCACCTGATAGTAGCGCTTCTGCGTTTGGGCTTCACCGTAGGTAGCATGGATATCGACGCTCGCCAGCGCAGCCTCTCGCGCTATATTGAAAACCGCCGCCAGACGATCGAACGCGAAAAGCAGGCTTTGCCGCTGCCGCATCATATCATCATCCAGAAAAGCCCGTTCACGCAGCTTAAGGAAGCCGAAACCGATGAGCGTGAACGCTTCCTCAAAGGCCTGGCACGCATTTATTACAACAACGATTTCATCGTGATCGACACTCCGGGCAGCGATACCTATCTCTCGCGCCTGGCGCACGCATTTGCCGATACCGTCATCACCCCGATCAACGACAGTTTCGTCGATCTGGACGTGCTGGCTAATATCGACGGCGAAACGATGAAGATCGTCCGCCCGAGCATCTACAGCGAAATGATGTGGGAACAGAAACTCGAACGCGCCAAGCGTGACGGTGGTTCGATTGAATGGATCGTCATGCGTAACCGCCTAAGCAACATCGACGCGCGCAACAAACGCCATATGACCAATGTGCTGGGTGAACTCTCCCGCCGCATCGGGTTCCGCGTGGCCCCCGGTTTCAGCGAGCGCGTGATCTTTCGCGAAATGTTCCTGCAGGGTCTGACCGTGCTCGATATTATGGACGGCCCGAATACGTCCGCCAGCCTGTCGCTGTCGCATGTCGCTGCCCGTCAGGAAGTGCGCGATCTGCTGAAAATACTGCACATCCCGGCCATTGACGAGCGCATCAATAACCTGCGCACGCAGTCGCAGGAAAAACCGGCAGCTGCGACGGCTGAAACCGCTGAAGCAGCGGCTGAACCGGCTCCGGTACAGCAGACCGCAGAAGCGGTCAGCTGA
- the mnmE gene encoding tRNA uridine-5-carboxymethylaminomethyl(34) synthesis GTPase MnmE: MQTIFAVATPPGKSGVAVIRISGEQAKTALCALGVPQSLTPRIAALASLQHAGEAIDKALVLYFNAPHSFTGEEVAEIHCHGSRATLHKLTQVLASLPGFRLAEPGEFTRRAFLNGKMDLTAAEGLADLIDADTEAQRKQALRVMEGETASFFEALRADILHSLAFLEAYIDFPDEDIPESVLAEVTSEINEVAARISAQLADNRAGEKIREGIYIAILGAPNVGKSSLLNWLAKREAAIVSDIAGTTRDVIEVQLDIKGYPVILADTAGIREQAETIEREGIRRSFERARTADIKLVMLDATQAAAAQNVSTLIDENAIVLWNKVDAAQSPGAALADNIKPIAVSVKERIGLEKLIEAIETKIAASVPPEASFITRSRHRAHLVAALEHLGKYEAARMRALELACEELRRAATEIGKITGRISVDEVLGHIFSSFCIGK; encoded by the coding sequence ATGCAGACGATTTTTGCCGTCGCCACGCCGCCCGGAAAATCGGGAGTGGCGGTTATCCGTATTTCCGGCGAACAGGCAAAGACAGCGCTCTGCGCTTTGGGAGTGCCGCAATCCCTTACTCCCCGTATAGCAGCGCTTGCTTCACTGCAGCATGCAGGCGAGGCAATCGACAAAGCGCTGGTACTATACTTCAATGCCCCCCATAGTTTTACCGGTGAGGAAGTGGCGGAGATCCATTGCCATGGCAGCCGCGCAACCTTGCACAAATTGACGCAGGTGCTGGCTTCCCTGCCGGGCTTTCGCCTTGCCGAGCCGGGTGAATTCACGCGCCGCGCCTTCCTGAACGGCAAGATGGATCTGACGGCAGCGGAAGGGCTGGCGGACCTGATCGACGCCGATACCGAAGCGCAGCGCAAGCAGGCTTTGCGCGTGATGGAAGGGGAGACGGCTTCATTCTTTGAGGCGCTTCGCGCCGATATTCTGCATAGCCTCGCTTTTCTGGAAGCCTATATCGATTTTCCCGATGAGGATATTCCCGAAAGCGTGCTGGCGGAAGTCACGTCAGAGATCAATGAAGTGGCGGCACGTATCAGCGCACAGCTTGCGGATAACCGCGCAGGCGAAAAAATACGCGAGGGGATTTATATCGCCATTCTCGGCGCGCCCAATGTCGGTAAATCGAGCCTGCTGAACTGGCTGGCCAAACGCGAGGCAGCGATTGTTTCCGACATTGCAGGCACGACGCGCGACGTAATCGAGGTGCAGCTGGATATCAAAGGCTATCCCGTCATTCTGGCCGATACGGCAGGTATTCGCGAACAGGCGGAAACCATCGAGCGCGAAGGCATCCGCCGCAGCTTTGAGCGTGCTCGGACGGCGGATATCAAGCTCGTCATGTTGGATGCAACGCAGGCCGCAGCAGCCCAAAATGTTTCGACGCTGATTGATGAAAATGCCATTGTGCTGTGGAATAAAGTGGATGCTGCACAGTCACCGGGTGCGGCCCTGGCTGACAATATCAAACCTATTGCGGTTTCGGTAAAGGAGCGTATAGGGCTGGAAAAGCTGATAGAAGCCATTGAAACGAAAATAGCAGCTTCCGTGCCGCCGGAAGCGTCTTTCATCACGCGCAGCCGTCACCGCGCTCATTTGGTAGCAGCATTAGAACATCTTGGGAAATACGAAGCCGCACGCATGCGCGCATTGGAGCTGGCCTGTGAGGAATTGCGCCGCGCAGCCACCGAGATCGGCAAGATCACCGGCCGCATCAGCGTGGATGAAGTGCTCGGGCATATATTCAGCAGTTTCTGTATTGGAAAATAG